A single genomic interval of Streptomyces sp. BA2 harbors:
- a CDS encoding Rne/Rng family ribonuclease produces the protein MHEPNEPTEGSDNNSPSDTLPPRRRRRAASRPAGPPVGATEATEGTAPAIPATPAAEAPAEAVTPEPAAAEEAAPAPRARRRATRRASAPAGAPQGAETPAETPAETPVSEPVAAAAPAEAEPVEEAAPAPRRRRATRRASAPAGAPQGAEAAAETPAVTESVAEEPAAEPAPDAQPESGDAAPRRGRRRATRGSSAPAAETAAAAEPTEAPKAAEPVASTETPEAESAEDDAPRGRPRRRATRKAAAGFSAPAPARARKARAGDADDDSGQKPARPAVAVFQAPVFAEPMFQTPERAAAAAAAEAADEPAEEVEAEPAATAPVVEEETGPRRRRRRRAADEQPAAAAEPAKAAPQAAEEPAEAEEAEDTAADSDSDNDNDESDDSGERHGRRRRRGGRRRRRGESADDSGDQQDSDTESDTDAAAEQEAEDTAEQAEDDSDDNGSGAGSSSSRRRRRRRRRAGDSGEGESAVDGDPERTVVKVREPRKKEERELGTGVDEVTSIKGSTRLEAKKQRRREGREQGRRRVPIITEAEFLARREAVERVMVVRQNGERTQIGVLEDNVLVEHYVNKEQATSYVGNVYLGKVQNVLPSMEAAFIDIGKGRNAVLYAGEVNFEALGMANGPRRIESALKSGQSVLVQVTKDPIGHKGARLTSQVSLPGRYLVYVPEGSMTGISRKLPDTERARLKTILKKIVPEDAGVIVRTAAEGASEDELRRDVERLQGQWEDIQKKAKAASTSAPGLLYGEPDMTVRVVRDIFNEDFSKVIVSGDDAWETIHGYVAHVAPDLADRLQRWTSEVDVFATYRIDEQLMKALDRKVWLPSGGSLVIDKTEAMIVVDVNTGKFTGQGGNLEETVTRNNLEAAEEIVRQLRLRDLGGIVVIDFIDMVLESNRDLVLRRLLECLGRDRTKHQVAEVTSLGLVQMTRKRVGQGLLESFSETCVHCNGRGVIVHMEQPTSAGGGGKRKKRGRGGSEQGQEHTHEHDHEATAEVETETETEAEVAAEAAAPVALPEPEFVPDEELYSSASEAEAAASRGGRSRRRATRRASAPAGAPKAETAPKSERRSRSRKAATAEDEAPVVEAPVVETPAAAEDPVVEVAPEAPVDDAAPKGRTRRRATRKATSPAGSPKSAGSAEPEAAEVIVAEAPKAEPVAEPVTEPVAAEPVADAAPARPRRRAVRKATAPTTSEEAAVLVVPSAEKATQAPQKATEKAEEKASEKPEADAEEAAPAKKTARKTAAKKAPAKKAAAKKTAAKKTAAKKTTAKKASKTTKKTAAAEQAPSGVKASAADEG, from the coding sequence ATGCATGAGCCGAACGAACCCACTGAGGGCTCGGACAACAACAGCCCCAGCGACACCCTGCCGCCGCGCCGAAGGCGCCGTGCGGCGTCGCGGCCCGCGGGGCCGCCCGTGGGCGCAACCGAGGCCACCGAGGGCACAGCTCCGGCCATACCGGCCACCCCCGCCGCCGAAGCGCCCGCAGAGGCCGTGACTCCGGAGCCCGCAGCGGCCGAGGAAGCCGCTCCCGCCCCCCGTGCGCGCCGCCGTGCCACCCGCCGCGCCTCGGCTCCCGCCGGTGCGCCCCAGGGTGCTGAGACGCCCGCCGAGACACCTGCCGAGACGCCGGTCAGTGAGCCCGTGGCCGCCGCGGCCCCGGCCGAGGCCGAGCCCGTCGAGGAAGCCGCTCCCGCCCCGCGACGCCGCCGTGCGACCCGCCGCGCCTCCGCTCCCGCCGGTGCGCCGCAGGGTGCCGAGGCCGCCGCCGAGACGCCTGCGGTCACCGAGTCCGTGGCCGAGGAGCCCGCCGCCGAGCCCGCCCCCGATGCACAGCCGGAGTCGGGCGACGCGGCCCCGCGCCGTGGCCGCCGCCGCGCGACCCGCGGCTCGTCCGCGCCCGCCGCCGAGACCGCTGCCGCCGCCGAGCCCACCGAGGCCCCCAAGGCCGCCGAGCCCGTGGCGAGCACGGAGACCCCCGAGGCCGAGTCCGCCGAGGACGACGCGCCCCGTGGCCGCCCGCGCCGCCGTGCCACCCGCAAGGCCGCCGCCGGGTTCTCGGCGCCCGCCCCGGCGCGGGCCCGCAAGGCGCGTGCCGGTGACGCCGACGACGACTCCGGGCAGAAGCCCGCGCGGCCCGCCGTCGCCGTCTTCCAGGCGCCGGTGTTCGCCGAGCCGATGTTCCAGACCCCGGAGCGCGCCGCTGCCGCGGCCGCAGCCGAAGCGGCCGACGAGCCCGCCGAAGAGGTCGAGGCAGAGCCCGCCGCCACCGCACCCGTGGTGGAGGAGGAGACCGGCCCGCGCCGTCGCCGCCGCCGTCGGGCCGCCGACGAGCAGCCCGCTGCCGCCGCCGAGCCCGCGAAGGCCGCTCCGCAGGCCGCGGAGGAGCCCGCCGAAGCCGAAGAGGCCGAGGACACCGCAGCGGACAGCGACAGCGACAACGACAACGACGAGTCCGACGACTCCGGCGAGCGTCACGGCCGCCGTCGCCGTCGTGGTGGCCGTCGCCGCCGCCGCGGTGAGTCCGCCGACGACTCCGGCGACCAGCAGGACTCCGACACCGAGTCCGACACGGACGCCGCCGCCGAGCAGGAAGCGGAAGACACGGCCGAGCAGGCCGAGGACGACTCCGACGACAACGGCTCTGGCGCCGGTTCGAGCAGCAGCCGTCGCCGCCGTCGCCGTCGCCGTCGCGCCGGTGACTCCGGTGAGGGCGAGAGCGCGGTGGACGGCGACCCGGAGCGTACGGTCGTCAAGGTCCGCGAGCCTCGCAAGAAGGAAGAGCGCGAGCTGGGCACCGGCGTCGACGAGGTCACGTCCATCAAGGGTTCGACTCGCCTGGAGGCCAAGAAGCAGCGCCGCCGCGAGGGCCGCGAGCAGGGCCGCCGCCGCGTGCCGATCATCACCGAGGCCGAGTTCCTGGCGCGCCGCGAGGCCGTCGAGCGTGTGATGGTCGTCCGCCAGAACGGCGAGCGCACCCAGATCGGCGTCCTTGAGGACAACGTGCTCGTCGAGCACTACGTCAACAAGGAACAGGCCACCTCGTACGTCGGCAACGTCTACCTGGGCAAGGTCCAGAACGTGCTGCCGTCCATGGAGGCCGCCTTCATCGACATCGGCAAGGGCCGCAACGCCGTGCTGTACGCCGGTGAGGTCAACTTCGAGGCGCTCGGGATGGCCAACGGCCCCCGTCGCATCGAGTCCGCCCTGAAGTCCGGCCAGTCGGTCCTCGTGCAGGTCACGAAGGACCCGATCGGCCACAAGGGTGCCCGTCTCACCAGCCAGGTCTCGCTGCCCGGCCGCTACCTGGTCTACGTGCCCGAGGGCTCGATGACCGGCATCAGCCGCAAGCTGCCCGACACCGAGCGCGCGCGGCTGAAGACCATCCTCAAGAAGATCGTCCCCGAGGACGCGGGCGTCATCGTGCGCACCGCGGCCGAGGGCGCGAGCGAGGACGAGCTGCGCCGTGACGTCGAGCGTCTGCAGGGCCAGTGGGAGGACATCCAGAAGAAGGCGAAGGCGGCCTCCACGAGCGCGCCGGGCCTGCTGTACGGCGAGCCGGACATGACCGTCCGTGTCGTCCGCGACATCTTCAACGAGGACTTCTCGAAGGTCATCGTCAGCGGTGACGACGCCTGGGAGACCATCCACGGATACGTCGCCCACGTCGCCCCCGACCTGGCCGACCGCCTGCAGCGCTGGACCTCAGAGGTCGACGTCTTCGCGACGTACCGCATCGACGAGCAGCTGATGAAGGCGCTCGACCGCAAGGTCTGGCTGCCCAGTGGCGGCTCGCTGGTGATCGACAAGACCGAGGCGATGATCGTCGTCGACGTCAACACCGGCAAGTTCACCGGTCAGGGCGGCAACCTCGAAGAGACCGTGACGAGGAACAACCTCGAAGCGGCCGAGGAGATCGTGCGCCAGCTGCGCCTGCGTGACCTCGGCGGCATCGTCGTCATCGACTTCATCGACATGGTCCTGGAGTCCAACCGCGATCTGGTCCTGCGCCGTCTGCTCGAATGCCTGGGCCGTGACCGTACGAAGCACCAGGTGGCCGAGGTCACCTCGCTGGGCCTCGTGCAGATGACCCGTAAGCGGGTCGGCCAGGGCCTGCTGGAGTCCTTCTCCGAGACCTGCGTCCACTGCAACGGCCGCGGCGTGATCGTGCACATGGAGCAGCCGACCTCCGCCGGTGGCGGCGGCAAGCGCAAGAAGCGCGGCCGCGGCGGCTCGGAGCAGGGTCAGGAGCACACGCACGAGCACGACCACGAGGCCACGGCCGAGGTCGAGACGGAGACCGAGACCGAGGCCGAGGTCGCCGCGGAAGCAGCCGCCCCGGTGGCGCTTCCCGAGCCCGAGTTCGTGCCGGACGAGGAGCTCTACAGCAGCGCGTCCGAGGCCGAGGCCGCGGCGTCCCGCGGTGGCCGCTCGCGCCGCAGGGCGACCCGTCGGGCATCGGCTCCGGCCGGCGCCCCGAAGGCGGAGACCGCGCCCAAGTCGGAGCGGCGTTCCAGGTCCCGGAAGGCGGCCACGGCCGAGGACGAGGCTCCGGTGGTCGAGGCCCCCGTGGTCGAGACCCCGGCCGCTGCCGAGGACCCGGTCGTCGAGGTGGCCCCCGAGGCGCCCGTGGACGACGCGGCCCCCAAGGGGCGTACGCGCCGTCGTGCGACCCGTAAGGCGACGTCGCCCGCCGGTTCGCCGAAGTCCGCCGGGAGCGCCGAGCCCGAGGCCGCCGAGGTGATCGTGGCCGAGGCGCCGAAGGCCGAGCCCGTCGCGGAGCCGGTCACCGAGCCCGTCGCCGCCGAGCCGGTGGCGGACGCCGCTCCGGCCCGTCCGCGCCGCCGTGCGGTCCGCAAGGCCACCGCGCCGACCACGTCCGAGGAGGCGGCCGTCCTGGTCGTCCCGTCGGCCGAGAAGGCCACTCAGGCCCCGCAGAAGGCGACCGAGAAGGCCGAGGAGAAGGCATCGGAGAAGCCCGAGGCCGACGCCGAGGAAGCCGCTCCGGCCAAGAAGACGGCGCGTAAGACCGCCGCCAAGAAGGCGCCCGCGAAGAAGGCCGCCGCCAAGAAGACCGCGGCCAAGAAGACGGCCGCAAAGAAGACGACGGCCAAGAAGGCGTCGAAGACGACGAAGAAGACCGCCGCGGCGGAGCAGGCACCGTCCGGTGTCAAGGCCTCCGCGGCAGACGAGGGCTGA
- a CDS encoding TIGR03936 family radical SAM-associated protein, whose translation MQRIRLRYTKRGRLRFTSHRDFQRAFERALRRAEVPMAYSAGFTPHPKVSYANAAPTGTGSEAEYLEIALTEPRDPDKLRELLDESMPSGLDIIDAVESRTSGLADRLTASIWELRLDGVEPADAERAAEAFRAAESVEVQRRTKNGMRTFDAREAVVSLEALAPDEAIGLDADRPTDQPCAILRLVVRHVTPAVRPDDVLSGLRAVADLAPPVPAAVTRLAQGLLDDETGTVTDPLAPDREAATTPLENQGAAAAAAKVPATEGPA comes from the coding sequence GTGCAGCGCATCCGCCTGCGCTACACCAAGCGCGGCCGCCTCCGGTTCACCAGCCACCGTGACTTCCAGCGCGCCTTCGAGCGGGCGCTGCGCCGCGCCGAGGTGCCCATGGCGTACTCGGCGGGGTTCACCCCGCACCCGAAGGTGTCGTACGCCAATGCCGCACCCACCGGCACGGGCAGTGAGGCCGAGTACCTGGAGATCGCGCTCACCGAGCCGCGTGACCCCGACAAGCTGCGCGAGCTGCTCGACGAGTCGATGCCCAGCGGGCTCGACATCATCGACGCGGTCGAGTCCCGCACCTCGGGACTCGCCGACCGGCTCACCGCGTCCATCTGGGAGCTGCGCCTCGACGGCGTCGAGCCCGCGGACGCGGAGCGTGCCGCCGAGGCCTTCCGGGCCGCGGAGAGCGTCGAGGTCCAGCGCCGCACGAAGAACGGCATGCGGACCTTCGACGCCCGCGAGGCCGTCGTGAGCCTTGAGGCCCTCGCCCCTGACGAGGCGATCGGTCTCGACGCTGATAGGCCGACCGACCAGCCCTGTGCGATACTGCGGCTGGTTGTTCGGCACGTGACACCTGCCGTACGACCCGACGACGTCCTGTCCGGTCTCCGAGCTGTGGCCGACCTGGCGCCGCCGGTCCCCGCAGCGGTGACCAGGCTGGCGCAGGGGCTTCTTGACGACGAGACCGGCACGGTGACCGACCCGCTCGCGCCCGACCGCGAGGCAGCCACGACCCCGCTTGAGAACCAAGGGGCCGCCGCAGCCGCCGCGAAGGTGCCGGCGACGGAAGGTCCCGCGTAG
- a CDS encoding GNAT family N-acetyltransferase: protein MPRLVLPTGRVHLSFVAAMEEFRAEGRGGDDDDTTLGRTLRDYGDKWHDPVVFERYVTEVRAATHPAEPLSVPVTTLWYADGADYFGRLAIRHNVNTRFLREYGGHIGYDVRPTARRRGHATAMLTGSLPYARALGLASVLVTCDTDNTGSRKVIEAAGGIFEDERGGKLRYWIPTAA from the coding sequence GTGCCTCGGCTCGTCCTGCCCACCGGCCGCGTGCATCTCTCCTTCGTCGCCGCGATGGAGGAGTTCCGCGCCGAGGGGCGCGGCGGGGACGACGACGACACGACGCTCGGCCGCACCCTGCGCGACTACGGCGACAAGTGGCACGACCCAGTCGTCTTCGAGCGCTACGTGACCGAGGTCCGCGCCGCCACGCACCCGGCCGAGCCGCTCTCCGTCCCCGTGACGACCCTCTGGTACGCGGACGGCGCCGACTACTTCGGCCGCCTCGCCATCCGGCACAACGTCAACACGCGCTTCCTGCGTGAGTACGGCGGCCACATCGGCTACGACGTACGGCCCACCGCCCGCCGCCGCGGCCACGCCACGGCCATGCTGACCGGCTCCCTGCCGTACGCCCGCGCGCTGGGCCTCGCATCGGTCCTGGTCACCTGCGACACCGACAACACCGGTTCGCGCAAGGTGATCGAGGCCGCGGGCGGCATCTTCGAGGACGAACGCGGCGGAAAGCTCCGCTACTGGATCCCGACCGCCGCCTGA
- a CDS encoding TIGR03960 family B12-binding radical SAM protein produces the protein MPVESVFPRLEALLPHVQKPIQYVGGELNSTVKDWDACDVRWALMYPDAYEVGLPNQGVMILYEVLNEREGVLAERTYSVWPDLEALMREHKVPQFTVDSHRPVGAFDVFGLSFSTELGYTNMLTALDLAGIPLEAKDRTVDDPIVLAGGHAAFNPEPIAEFIDCAVIGDGEQAVLDMTAIIREWKAEGRPGGREEVLFRLARTGSVYVPGFYDVEYLPDGRIGRVVPNKSGVPWRVSKHTVMDLDEWPYPKQPLVPLAETVHERMSVEIFRGCTRGCRFCQAGMITRPVRERSITGIGDMVEKGLKATGFEEVGLLSLSSADHTEIADVAKGLADRYEEDKIGLSLPSTRVDAFNIDLANELTRNGRRSGLTFAPEGGSERMRKVINKMVSEEDLIRTVATAYGNGWRQVKLYFMLGLPTETDEDVLQIADMAANVIAKGREVAGNDIRCTVSIGGFVPKPHTPFQWAPQLSAEETDARLTKLRDKIRGDKKYGRSIGFRYHDGKPGIVEGLLSRGDRRIGSVIRAVYEDGGRFDGWREHFSYDRWMACAEKTLPDFGVDVDWYTTRERTYEEVLPWDHLDSGLDKDWLWDDWQDSLDETEVEDCRWTPCFDCGVCPQMQTEIQIGPTGKKLLPLSVVK, from the coding sequence ATGCCTGTCGAGTCCGTCTTCCCACGCCTGGAAGCGCTTCTCCCGCACGTCCAGAAGCCCATCCAGTACGTCGGCGGAGAGCTCAACTCCACCGTCAAGGACTGGGACGCGTGTGACGTCCGCTGGGCGCTCATGTACCCCGACGCCTACGAGGTCGGGCTGCCCAACCAGGGCGTCATGATCCTCTACGAGGTACTGAACGAGCGCGAGGGCGTCCTCGCCGAGCGCACGTACAGCGTCTGGCCGGACCTCGAAGCGCTGATGCGGGAGCACAAGGTCCCGCAGTTCACCGTGGACAGCCACCGCCCCGTCGGCGCCTTCGACGTGTTCGGGCTCAGCTTCTCCACCGAACTCGGGTACACGAACATGCTCACGGCCCTGGACCTCGCGGGCATCCCGCTGGAGGCCAAGGACCGCACGGTCGACGACCCGATCGTCCTCGCCGGAGGCCACGCCGCCTTCAACCCCGAGCCGATCGCGGAGTTCATCGACTGCGCGGTCATCGGCGACGGCGAGCAGGCCGTGCTCGACATGACCGCGATCATCCGCGAGTGGAAGGCCGAGGGCCGCCCCGGCGGCCGCGAGGAAGTCCTCTTCCGGCTTGCGCGGACCGGTTCGGTGTACGTCCCCGGGTTCTACGACGTCGAGTACCTCCCGGACGGGCGGATCGGCCGCGTCGTACCGAACAAGTCCGGTGTCCCGTGGCGCGTGTCCAAGCACACCGTCATGGACCTGGACGAGTGGCCCTACCCCAAGCAGCCCCTCGTGCCGCTCGCGGAGACCGTCCACGAGCGCATGTCCGTGGAGATCTTCCGCGGCTGCACCCGCGGCTGCCGCTTCTGCCAGGCCGGCATGATCACGCGCCCCGTGCGGGAGCGAAGCATCACCGGCATCGGCGACATGGTGGAGAAGGGCCTCAAGGCGACCGGCTTCGAAGAGGTCGGCCTGCTCTCCCTCTCCTCCGCGGACCACACCGAGATCGCGGACGTCGCCAAGGGCCTCGCGGACCGGTACGAGGAAGACAAGATCGGCCTCTCCCTCCCCTCGACCCGCGTCGACGCCTTCAACATCGACCTGGCGAACGAGCTGACGAGGAACGGCCGCCGCTCGGGCCTCACCTTCGCCCCCGAGGGCGGCAGCGAGCGGATGCGGAAGGTCATCAACAAGATGGTCTCCGAAGAGGACCTGATCCGCACCGTCGCGACCGCGTACGGCAACGGCTGGCGCCAGGTCAAGCTGTACTTCATGCTCGGCCTGCCCACCGAGACCGACGAAGACGTCCTGCAGATCGCGGACATGGCGGCGAACGTCATCGCCAAGGGCCGTGAGGTCGCGGGCAACGACATCCGCTGCACGGTCTCCATCGGCGGCTTCGTACCCAAGCCGCACACGCCCTTCCAGTGGGCCCCGCAGCTGTCGGCCGAGGAGACGGACGCCCGCCTCACGAAGCTGCGCGACAAGATCCGCGGCGACAAGAAGTACGGCCGCTCGATCGGCTTCCGCTACCACGACGGCAAGCCCGGCATCGTCGAGGGCCTGCTCTCGCGCGGCGACCGCCGCATCGGCTCGGTCATCCGCGCCGTGTACGAGGACGGCGGCCGCTTCGACGGCTGGCGCGAGCACTTCAGCTACGACCGCTGGATGGCGTGCGCCGAGAAGACGCTGCCCGACTTCGGCGTGGACGTCGACTGGTACACGACGCGTGAGCGCACGTACGAGGAGGTCCTGCCCTGGGACCACCTGGACTCCGGTCTCGACAAGGACTGGCTCTGGGACGACTGGCAGGACTCGCTCGACGAGACCGAGGTCGAGGACTGCCGCTGGACCCCCTGCTTCGACTGTGGCGTGTGCCCGCAGATGCAGACCGAGATCCAGATCGGCCCGACCGGCAAGAAGCTCCTTCCGCTGTCGGTAGTGAAGTAA
- a CDS encoding CYTH and CHAD domain-containing protein, with translation MAETKREIERKYDVEADAELPDLTGVAGVADVVDKGVVELDAVYHDTTDQLLLSDSITLRRRTGGDDEGWHLKLPVSLTQGVRDEIQAPLSDSVPPELSSLVRSRVRDAALVPVMRLLTARDLRHLLDGKGALLAELSVDRVRAERLTEGGGTAEWAEIEVELADDADPALLDRIEKKLKKLGVERSTAASKLAKAQAGTALAATRQRFAESSPKPAGAKKGKKGEHSVVVQLKDPAVQPDPATAADHVLAYIRTQRDAIVALDPDVRRDLPDSVHQMRVATRRMRSAFRSYRKLLDRSVTDPIGVELKWLAGELGVDRDQEVLAERLTDRIDAVPGTLLLGPVRARLRIWNVAGADDARSRTVATLEGKRYVQLLNSVDALLADPPLRKAATASPAKALPKAVRKDYARLEARIEHALALAPGEERDVAMHGARKAAKRARYAGEAAKPALGKPAKRFAKRMKAVQKVLGDHQDSVVARDALRTLAIQAHAAGETAFTWGLLYGQEEAAAVDRERELPEVWAKASRPKLRSALGG, from the coding sequence ATGGCGGAGACGAAGCGGGAGATCGAGCGCAAGTACGACGTCGAAGCGGACGCGGAGCTGCCTGACCTGACCGGTGTCGCCGGGGTGGCCGACGTCGTCGACAAGGGCGTCGTCGAACTGGACGCCGTCTATCACGACACGACCGACCAACTCCTGCTCTCCGACTCGATCACGCTGCGCCGCCGCACCGGCGGCGACGACGAGGGCTGGCACCTGAAGCTGCCGGTGTCCCTGACGCAGGGCGTGCGGGACGAGATCCAGGCCCCTCTCTCGGACTCCGTGCCGCCCGAGCTGTCCTCCCTCGTGCGCTCCCGGGTGCGCGACGCCGCACTCGTGCCCGTCATGCGCCTGTTGACCGCGAGGGACCTGCGCCACCTCCTCGACGGCAAGGGCGCGCTCCTCGCCGAGTTGAGCGTCGACCGGGTCAGGGCCGAGCGGCTCACGGAGGGCGGCGGCACCGCCGAGTGGGCCGAGATCGAGGTGGAGCTCGCGGACGACGCGGACCCCGCGCTGCTCGACCGGATCGAGAAGAAGCTGAAGAAGCTGGGCGTCGAGCGGTCGACGGCCGCCTCGAAACTCGCCAAGGCCCAGGCGGGGACGGCTCTGGCAGCGACCCGGCAGCGGTTCGCGGAGAGCAGCCCGAAGCCTGCCGGGGCCAAGAAGGGGAAGAAGGGCGAGCACTCCGTTGTCGTCCAGCTGAAGGACCCCGCCGTGCAACCCGACCCCGCCACCGCTGCCGACCACGTCCTCGCCTACATCCGCACCCAGCGCGACGCCATCGTCGCCCTCGACCCAGACGTCCGCCGTGACCTGCCGGACTCCGTGCACCAGATGCGGGTCGCCACGCGGCGCATGCGCAGCGCGTTCCGCTCGTACAGGAAGCTGCTCGACCGCTCCGTCACCGACCCGATCGGCGTCGAACTGAAATGGCTCGCGGGCGAGCTCGGCGTCGACCGCGACCAAGAGGTCCTGGCCGAGCGGCTCACGGACCGCATCGACGCCGTGCCGGGGACCCTGCTCCTCGGGCCGGTGCGGGCCCGCCTGCGCATCTGGAACGTCGCCGGCGCCGACGACGCCCGGAGCAGGACCGTCGCCACGCTCGAAGGAAAGCGGTACGTGCAGCTCCTGAACTCCGTCGACGCCCTGCTCGCCGACCCCCCGCTGCGCAAGGCCGCCACCGCGTCCCCCGCCAAGGCCCTGCCCAAGGCCGTCCGGAAGGACTACGCCCGCCTGGAGGCCCGCATCGAACACGCCCTCGCACTGGCGCCGGGGGAGGAGCGCGACGTGGCGATGCACGGCGCCCGCAAGGCCGCCAAGCGTGCCCGGTACGCGGGCGAGGCGGCGAAGCCCGCGCTCGGCAAGCCCGCCAAGCGGTTCGCGAAGCGGATGAAGGCCGTCCAGAAGGTGCTCGGCGATCACCAGGACAGCGTGGTCGCCCGTGACGCCCTGCGGACCCTCGCGATCCAGGCCCACGCGGCGGGCGAGACCGCCTTCACCTGGGGACTTCTGTACGGCCAGGAGGAGGCCGCCGCGGTGGACCGCGAGCGGGAGCTGCCGGAGGTATGGGCCAAGGCGTCCAGGCCGAAACTGCGGTCGGCGTTGGGCGGCTGA
- the rodA gene encoding rod shape-determining protein RodA, whose product MAGNNGFSVSGYGPERSSLSARLFARDSLVRRMDWPILLSAIALSAIGSALVYSSTRNRTELVGDDPYSFLFKHVMNTGIGIALMAGTVWLGHRTLRTAVPILYGISVFLVLLVLTPLGATINGAHAWIVIGGGFSLQPSEFVKITIILGMAMLLAARVDAGDRVHPDHRTVVQALGLAAVPILIVLLMPDLGSVMVMAMIVLGVLLASGASNRWVFGLLGTGAAGAIAVWQLGVLDDYQIARFAAFANPALDPAGVGYNTNQARIAIGSGGLSGTGLFKGSQTTGQFVPEQQTDFVFTVAGEELGFVGAGLILVLLGILLWRACRIARETTELYGTIVAAGIIAWFAFQSFENIGMTLGIMPVAGLPLPFVSYGGSSMFAVWVAVGLLQSIKVQRPMSA is encoded by the coding sequence GTGGCCGGCAACAATGGCTTCTCCGTCTCCGGCTACGGGCCCGAGCGCTCGTCGCTCTCGGCCCGCCTGTTCGCCCGCGACTCGCTGGTGCGCAGGATGGACTGGCCGATACTGCTCTCCGCGATCGCGCTCTCCGCGATCGGCTCCGCGCTCGTCTACTCGTCGACGCGCAACCGCACCGAGCTGGTCGGCGACGACCCGTACTCCTTCTTGTTCAAGCACGTCATGAACACGGGCATCGGCATCGCCCTGATGGCGGGCACGGTGTGGCTCGGCCACCGGACGCTGCGGACGGCCGTGCCGATCCTCTACGGCATCTCCGTCTTCCTCGTCCTGCTCGTCCTCACCCCGCTCGGCGCGACGATCAACGGCGCGCACGCCTGGATCGTGATCGGCGGCGGCTTCTCGCTGCAGCCCTCCGAGTTCGTGAAGATCACGATCATCCTGGGCATGGCGATGCTGCTCGCGGCGCGGGTGGACGCGGGCGACCGCGTCCACCCCGACCACCGCACGGTCGTCCAGGCGCTCGGCCTGGCCGCCGTACCGATACTGATCGTGCTGCTCATGCCCGACCTCGGGTCGGTCATGGTGATGGCGATGATCGTGCTCGGTGTGCTGCTCGCGTCGGGTGCCTCGAACCGCTGGGTCTTCGGGCTCCTCGGCACGGGCGCGGCAGGCGCGATCGCCGTCTGGCAGCTCGGCGTCCTGGACGACTACCAGATCGCCCGCTTCGCGGCCTTCGCCAACCCCGCGCTCGACCCGGCGGGCGTCGGCTACAACACCAACCAGGCGCGCATCGCGATCGGCTCCGGCGGCCTGTCGGGCACCGGCCTCTTCAAGGGCTCGCAGACGACGGGCCAGTTCGTGCCCGAGCAGCAGACGGACTTCGTGTTCACCGTCGCGGGCGAGGAGCTCGGCTTCGTGGGCGCGGGCCTCATCCTGGTGCTGCTCGGCATCCTGCTCTGGCGCGCCTGCCGCATCGCGCGCGAGACGACCGAGCTCTACGGCACGATCGTCGCCGCCGGGATCATCGCCTGGTTCGCCTTCCAGTCCTTCGAGAACATCGGGATGACGCTCGGCATCATGCCGGTGGCCGGCCTGCCGCTGCCCTTCGTCTCGTACGGAGGGTCATCGATGTTCGCGGTCTGGGTGGCCGTCGGCCTGCTCCAGTCGATCAAGGTGCAGCGACCGATGTCGGCCTAG